The Shewanella halotolerans region ACCACCCATGGTGACGGCAAGCAGAACCGTTTCATGCGCGAGTATAGTGGTATCAATCGTTTATGGCTGATCGCCAAGAAACTCGAGTTCAATCATCCACGAAGCGGCGAGCGAATTGCGGTGGAGACTGAGCTAGAGGCCGAGTGGTTATCGCTGTTTGAACTGCTGGGTTGGGATGACAAGCAGCTGAGTGGAGAAGATGCGTTTCTTATCTGTGAGGCTTAACGGCTCAATTATAACCGCAGGCACCTAGAGACATTCTTGTCGCCTAACCCAAACGGCCCGTGACTCGATGCCTTAAGGTCCGGGCTTTAGGCGTTACTTGACCAGCGCGCAGGCCGATTTAATTGCTGTGAGGGGCGATAGCCTCTCTTCGGGGAGGTCAATTTCTGATGGGGGATGCGGGTTGAGCGAGAGGGACTGAACGGTTCTGAAATAACACATGCGCCTGATATGCGCGCTGCGGTGAACATGCTTTAGATGTTTCTGTCGGCTCGAGTGTCGCATCGAATTGATCCTTGAAACTCAATAACCTAGTGTAGCTATCAAGCTTTCAATAAAGTATGTTTAGAGTATAAGTAAATAATGCGCTAAGGGCTAAGTAAAACATGAGAAAAGTGAATCTGGTATATGGAACTGTCTATGGCAATGCACAGTTTGTTGCCGAGACCCTGCAAGAAGAGCTGATGGCCAAAGATATCCAGGTCACTCTGATGACGCCTGAGACCCTCAACGGCTTCGTACCGCCCGAGGATGAGTTGCTGCTGGTGGTTACCTCTACCACGGGGCAGGGCGATCTGCCCGATGATATCTGCCCCTGGTTTGAGACCCTCAGAGGTGAGGCGCCTTACCTGCCAAAATTGGAATATGGTGTCGTGGCGTTGGGGGACTCGAGCTACGAGACCTTCTGTTTTGCCGGTATACGTTTCGATGAGTTGTTAACTGAGCTTGGCGGCACGCGCATAGGCGAACTGCTGAAGATAGATGCCTGTGAGACGATGGAGCCGGAAGTAGAAGCGAAAGCATGGTTAACCCAATGGGCCCAACTCATCAACGACCACGCGGCCGACTGAGCCGGATCAGTCGTCAATGGTTTAAGTTTGCCCAGCGGCTGAGCCAGGCCCTGCTGCTGCCTATTGCCATCTTGCCCGCGGCCGGGGTGATGATTGGCCTGGCGACCAATCCCATTCCTTTTATTTCGGCGGATCTCGCCACACTCATGTGGACCGTGGGTAACCTGGTTTTCTCCATGATGCCCATGCTGTTTGCGGTCACCATCGCCATAGGTTTCTGTCGAGATCAGGGGATCGCCGCCTTCAGTGCGGTCTTCGGCTATGGGGTCTTCTTCTCTAGCCTATCGGCGCTGGCGAAGATCTATCATTTGCCGACCGAGATGATCTTGGGGCAGGCCACCATAGACACAGGCATTGCCGGTGGCATGATGGTAGGCGCCTTTACCTGTCTGGCGGTTAAGCACAGCGAGCGTATACGCCTGCCGGCGGTATTTTCCTTCTTCGAAGGGCGCCGCTCGGCGCCACTATTAATGCTGCCAATGGCCATCTTGCTGGCCTACCTGTTTCTGCTCCTGTGGCCTTTGCTATCCATATGGATCGAGCAGATCTCTAACTGGGCCGTCTATCAGGAGCCCGCCTCGGCCTTTGCCGTATATGGCATGGTGGAACGCTTACTGATCCCGCTTGGGCTGCATCATATCTGGAATGCGCCCTTTTACCTTGAGATGGGGCAGTATTTCAATGGCGATGAATGGGTCAGAGGCGAAGTGGCCCGCTATCTGGCCGGCGACCCACAGGCAGGTAATCTGGCTGGTGGTTATCTAATAAAGATGTGGGGCCTGCCGGCGGCCGCGCTGGCTATCTGGCGCTGCGCCGATAAACATGAGCGTAACCGGGTCGCCGGGATTATGCTGTCGGCGGCTACAGCCTGTTGGCTGACCGGGGTCACCGAGCCCATCGAATTTGCCTTCATGTTTGTTGCCCCGCTGCTGTTTATTCTGCATGCCCTGATGACGGGGATCGCCTATGCAGTGACGATTTCACTCGATATCCACCATAGCGTAGTGTTTTCCCATGGCTTAGTCGATTTCAGTCTATTGCTGGGACAGTCCAGAAATGTAGAATGGTTTTTGATCCTTGGCCCCATCACGGCGGTTATCTATTATCTGGTGTTTCGCGGCGCCATCTTGGCGTTTAACCTCAAGACGCCGGGACGCATGGAGGCGGGCAGCGGCCAGCGGGCCGGGCTGATCTCTATGATCACCGCGTTGGGCGGACAGGATAATATCAATGAGTTAACCGCCTGCCTGACGCGACTGCGTATCAGCGTGAAACATGCCGAGCTGGTGGATAAGCCCCAGCTCAACAAGCTGGGCGCCAAGGGCGTGGTATTGGTTGGCAACGGGGTTCAGTTGGTTTATGGCACGAAAGCGGAGAGTATCAGGCGCTTATTGCAGCGCTATCTAGATAGGCACAAATCGTGAAATTGAAAGGTTAGACATTTAGAGGTAGAGAAGATGCAACAGAGAGTATTAATCACAGATTGTGCCGACGCACCAGGACTTATCACTAAGATCACGGGTGTCTGTTATGCCCACGGGCTCAATATCGTTAAGAACAGTGAATTTGTCGACAATGCTCAGGGGCGATTCTTCATGCGCACCGAGTTGGAAGGGGTATTCGATGAGGCAAAGTTCTTGGCCGATATTGATGAGGTACTGCCTGAGCAGCGTCATCGTAAGCTGGTGGTCAAGGGCAAGAAGCGCGTAGTGGTGATGGTGACCAAGGAGGCCCATTGCCTTGGGGATATCCTGATGAAAGCCTATTATGGTGGCCTGGATGTGGAGATCGCCGCTATCGTTGGTAACTACGACACGCTCAAGCCGCTGGCCGATAAGTTTGAGGTGCCTTTCTATTGTGTCTCTCATGAGGGTAAGACGCGCCATGAGCATGAGCAGGAGATGTTAGCCGTGATTGCGCAACATGACCCTGATTATCTTGTGCTGGCGAAATTTATGCGGGTGCTGACCCCAGAGTTTGTTGAGCAATATCCCAACCGTATCATCAATATCCATCACTCGTTTTTGCCAGCCTTCATCGGCGCCTCGCCCTATCGTCAGGCGTGGGAGCGTGGGGTGAAGATCATTGGCGCCACAGCCCACTTTGTAAACAACTGCCTAGATGAAGGGCCAATTATCAAGCAAGATGTGATCCCTGTGGATCACAGTTACAGCGCCGAGGAGCTGGCTAGGTGTGGCCGGGATGTGGAGAAGAGTGTGCTGAGTAAGGCGTTGCAATTGGTGTTGCAGGAAGAGGTGATCGTCTACGGTAATAAGACTGTGGTCTTCTAGCTTGCAATTATGGAGCACTCCATTTTTCCATGACTAATAAAAAAGAGCCT contains the following coding sequences:
- a CDS encoding PTS transporter subunit EIIC, producing the protein MVNPMGPTHQRPRGRLSRISRQWFKFAQRLSQALLLPIAILPAAGVMIGLATNPIPFISADLATLMWTVGNLVFSMMPMLFAVTIAIGFCRDQGIAAFSAVFGYGVFFSSLSALAKIYHLPTEMILGQATIDTGIAGGMMVGAFTCLAVKHSERIRLPAVFSFFEGRRSAPLLMLPMAILLAYLFLLLWPLLSIWIEQISNWAVYQEPASAFAVYGMVERLLIPLGLHHIWNAPFYLEMGQYFNGDEWVRGEVARYLAGDPQAGNLAGGYLIKMWGLPAAALAIWRCADKHERNRVAGIMLSAATACWLTGVTEPIEFAFMFVAPLLFILHALMTGIAYAVTISLDIHHSVVFSHGLVDFSLLLGQSRNVEWFLILGPITAVIYYLVFRGAILAFNLKTPGRMEAGSGQRAGLISMITALGGQDNINELTACLTRLRISVKHAELVDKPQLNKLGAKGVVLVGNGVQLVYGTKAESIRRLLQRYLDRHKS
- a CDS encoding flavodoxin; the protein is MRKVNLVYGTVYGNAQFVAETLQEELMAKDIQVTLMTPETLNGFVPPEDELLLVVTSTTGQGDLPDDICPWFETLRGEAPYLPKLEYGVVALGDSSYETFCFAGIRFDELLTELGGTRIGELLKIDACETMEPEVEAKAWLTQWAQLINDHAAD
- the purU gene encoding formyltetrahydrofolate deformylase — translated: MQQRVLITDCADAPGLITKITGVCYAHGLNIVKNSEFVDNAQGRFFMRTELEGVFDEAKFLADIDEVLPEQRHRKLVVKGKKRVVVMVTKEAHCLGDILMKAYYGGLDVEIAAIVGNYDTLKPLADKFEVPFYCVSHEGKTRHEHEQEMLAVIAQHDPDYLVLAKFMRVLTPEFVEQYPNRIINIHHSFLPAFIGASPYRQAWERGVKIIGATAHFVNNCLDEGPIIKQDVIPVDHSYSAEELARCGRDVEKSVLSKALQLVLQEEVIVYGNKTVVF